From the genome of Hyperolius riggenbachi isolate aHypRig1 chromosome 9, aHypRig1.pri, whole genome shotgun sequence, one region includes:
- the LOC137532527 gene encoding histone-lysine N-methyltransferase SETMAR isoform X1, with the protein MALHDVCSGLEALSVPLCGPLEELSPFQYTSELIAGPGAELDPSEVTIQGCECLGQSCMTVQCPCLLQGENYVNRQVTDRGRPILECNILCSCAETCANRETQRGLQFHLQVCQIPGKGWGLITQEDIPSGRFVCEYAGKVLGHEEASRRIRSQDPNANNYIIAIREHLHSGQILQMYVDPTHTGNVGRFLNHSCKPNLFMLPVRSHSMLPKLALFAARDIQAGEELCYDYSGRAFNNEPSRKPGDILSEEVAAVPRKTCMCGTDICTGPEALGVDFLLWNTPTIIA; encoded by the exons ATGGCACTGCACGATGTATGCTCTGGGCTGGAGGCTCTCTCGGTTCCCTTGTGCGGGCCCTTGGAGGAGCTGAGCCCCTTCCAG TACACTTCAGAGCTGATCGCTGGCCCTGGTGCTGAGTTAGACCCCAGTGAAGTGACCATCCAGGGCTGTGAGTGCCTCGGACAGAGCTGCATGACTGTGCAGTGCCCATGTTTGCTGCAGGGTGAGAACTATGTGAACAGGCAAGTGACAGACAGAGGCAGACCCATCCTAGAGTGTAACATCCTGTGCAGCTGTGCTGAGACTTGTGCCAACCGTGAGACACAGCGGGGGCTGCAATTCCATCTCCAAGTGTGCCAGATACCTGGAAAGGGCTGGGGCCTCATTACGCAGGAAGACATACCTAGCGGGAGATTTGTCTGCGAGTACGCAGGGAAGGTGCTGGGCCATGAAGAGGCAAGTCGCAGGATCAGATCTCAGGATCCCAATGCAAACAATTACATCATCGCGATACGGGAGCAtcttcacagtggacaaatactTCAGATGTACGTGGACCCCACACACACAGGCAATGTGGGACGGTTTCTGAACCACTCCTGCAAGCCAAATCTCTTCATGTTGCCTGTGCGGAGCCACTCAATGCTGCCCAAGTTGGCATTGTTTGCAGCCCGGGACATACAGGCCGGAGAGGAACTGTGTTATGATTATTCTGGGAGAGCATTTAACAATGAACCTAGCAGAAAACCTGGGGACATTCTCagcgaggaggtggcagcagttcCCCGGAAGACTTGTATGTGCGGCACAGACATTTGCACAGG ACCTGAGGCGCTAGGCGTGGACTTCTTGCTGTGGAATACTCCAactattattgcctga
- the LOC137532527 gene encoding histone-lysine N-methyltransferase SETMAR isoform X3 gives MALHDVCSGLEALSVPLCGPLEELSPFQYTSELIAGPGAELDPSEVTIQGCECLGQSCMTVQCPCLLQGENYVNRQVTDRGRPILECNILCSCAETCANRETQRGLQFHLQVCQIPGKGWGLITQEDIPSGRFVCEYAGKVLGHEEASRRIRSQDPNANNYIIAIREHLHSGQILQMYVDPTHTGNVGRFLNHSCKPNLFMLPVRSHSMLPKLALFAARDIQAGEELCYDYSGRAFNNEPSRKPGDILSEEVAAVPRKTCMCGTDICTGLNPHAVA, from the exons ATGGCACTGCACGATGTATGCTCTGGGCTGGAGGCTCTCTCGGTTCCCTTGTGCGGGCCCTTGGAGGAGCTGAGCCCCTTCCAG TACACTTCAGAGCTGATCGCTGGCCCTGGTGCTGAGTTAGACCCCAGTGAAGTGACCATCCAGGGCTGTGAGTGCCTCGGACAGAGCTGCATGACTGTGCAGTGCCCATGTTTGCTGCAGGGTGAGAACTATGTGAACAGGCAAGTGACAGACAGAGGCAGACCCATCCTAGAGTGTAACATCCTGTGCAGCTGTGCTGAGACTTGTGCCAACCGTGAGACACAGCGGGGGCTGCAATTCCATCTCCAAGTGTGCCAGATACCTGGAAAGGGCTGGGGCCTCATTACGCAGGAAGACATACCTAGCGGGAGATTTGTCTGCGAGTACGCAGGGAAGGTGCTGGGCCATGAAGAGGCAAGTCGCAGGATCAGATCTCAGGATCCCAATGCAAACAATTACATCATCGCGATACGGGAGCAtcttcacagtggacaaatactTCAGATGTACGTGGACCCCACACACACAGGCAATGTGGGACGGTTTCTGAACCACTCCTGCAAGCCAAATCTCTTCATGTTGCCTGTGCGGAGCCACTCAATGCTGCCCAAGTTGGCATTGTTTGCAGCCCGGGACATACAGGCCGGAGAGGAACTGTGTTATGATTATTCTGGGAGAGCATTTAACAATGAACCTAGCAGAAAACCTGGGGACATTCTCagcgaggaggtggcagcagttcCCCGGAAGACTTGTATGTGCGGCACAGACATTTGCACAGG ATTAAATCCACATGCAGTAGCGTAG
- the LOC137532527 gene encoding histone-lysine N-methyltransferase SETMAR isoform X2, protein MALHDVCSGLEALSVPLCGPLEELSPFQYTSELIAGPGAELDPSEVTIQGCECLGQSCMTVQCPCLLQGENYVNRQVTDRGRPILECNILCSCAETCANRETQRGLQFHLQVCQIPGKGWGLITQEDIPSGRFVCEYAGKVLGHEEASRRIRSQDPNANNYIIAIREHLHSGQILQMYVDPTHTGNVGRFLNHSCKPNLFMLPVRSHSMLPKLALFAARDIQAGEELCYDYSGRAFNNEPSRKPGDILSEEVAAVPRKTCMCGTDICTGYLPFDSSLYEENLQEY, encoded by the exons ATGGCACTGCACGATGTATGCTCTGGGCTGGAGGCTCTCTCGGTTCCCTTGTGCGGGCCCTTGGAGGAGCTGAGCCCCTTCCAG TACACTTCAGAGCTGATCGCTGGCCCTGGTGCTGAGTTAGACCCCAGTGAAGTGACCATCCAGGGCTGTGAGTGCCTCGGACAGAGCTGCATGACTGTGCAGTGCCCATGTTTGCTGCAGGGTGAGAACTATGTGAACAGGCAAGTGACAGACAGAGGCAGACCCATCCTAGAGTGTAACATCCTGTGCAGCTGTGCTGAGACTTGTGCCAACCGTGAGACACAGCGGGGGCTGCAATTCCATCTCCAAGTGTGCCAGATACCTGGAAAGGGCTGGGGCCTCATTACGCAGGAAGACATACCTAGCGGGAGATTTGTCTGCGAGTACGCAGGGAAGGTGCTGGGCCATGAAGAGGCAAGTCGCAGGATCAGATCTCAGGATCCCAATGCAAACAATTACATCATCGCGATACGGGAGCAtcttcacagtggacaaatactTCAGATGTACGTGGACCCCACACACACAGGCAATGTGGGACGGTTTCTGAACCACTCCTGCAAGCCAAATCTCTTCATGTTGCCTGTGCGGAGCCACTCAATGCTGCCCAAGTTGGCATTGTTTGCAGCCCGGGACATACAGGCCGGAGAGGAACTGTGTTATGATTATTCTGGGAGAGCATTTAACAATGAACCTAGCAGAAAACCTGGGGACATTCTCagcgaggaggtggcagcagttcCCCGGAAGACTTGTATGTGCGGCACAGACATTTGCACAGGGTACCTGCCATTTGACAGTTCTTTGTATGAGGAAAACTTGCAAGAATACTGA